Proteins encoded together in one Sander lucioperca isolate FBNREF2018 chromosome 17, SLUC_FBN_1.2, whole genome shotgun sequence window:
- the plaa gene encoding phospholipase A-2-activating protein, which produces MASLNSYKLRCSIPGHEMDVRGLASAVFPEGAFVSVSRDRTGRVWVPNSSPDQGFTEMHSMSGHSNFVSCVCIIAPSETYPRGLIATGGNDNNICVFTMDQSQPLFTLTGHKNTVCTLSSGKFGTLLSGSWDTTAKVWLNEKCMMTLQGHSAAVWAVVILPEQGLMLSGSADKTIKLWKAGRCEKTFTGHEDCVRGLAVISNIEFFSCSNDTSIRRWLVTGECVQVYYSHTNYIYSLAVFPNGQDFISTGEDRTLRIWRQGECSQTIRLPAQSVWCCCILPNGDIAIGASDGIIRVFTEAEDRIASAEDLQAFEDELAKTTIDPKTGDFGDIKMEDLPGREHLVEPGNRDGQTRLIKDGQKVEAYQWSVSDDRWMKIGDVVGGSNQQTSKNVMYEGKEYDYVFTIDVNEGGPSMKLPYNVSEDPWLTAHNFLQKNDLSPMFLDQVANFIIENTKGHVVGPAQPAGGDPFTGGARYIPGASDGGPGFGADPFTGSGRYIPGSGPNPSAPSGVADPFTGGGAYSSAALRQTATNIYFPKTDGVTFEQANSSQIIAKVKELNGGAPPEHKLSEEILESLQRLLVSVSEPNSSMSPPSIQEISVLWKASHWPEDLVFPILDIMRLAVRHPQVNETLCGEAEGVQLCNHLLSLMRPEGRPANQMLALRTLCNCFSGRHGRALLMAQRETVLSHAADLATICNKNIHVALATLLLNYAGCLHGQPDLEAKAQCLSVASRALETVQDKEAVFRLLVALGTTVASDQTAQDLARSLGVNSQISKYSSVSDPSKVAECCQLVLKELQ; this is translated from the exons ATGGCATCATTGAACTCATACAAACTCAGGTGCTCCATCCCAGGCCACGAAATGGACGTCAGGGGACTCGCATCTGCTGTTTTTCCAGAGGGagcttttgtgtctgtgtccagAGATCGAACCGGAAGAGTCTGGGTACCAAACTCAAG CCCAGACCAAGGTTTCACAGAGATGCATAGTATGTCTGGCCACTCCAATTTTGTATCCTGTGTATGCATCATTGCACCTAGTGAAACATATCCTCGAGGACTCATTGCCACAGGTGGAAATGATAATAATATATGTGTTTTCACAATGGACCAATCACAGCCCCTATTCACTCTCACGGGTCACAAAAACACAG TTTGCACTCTGTCTTCTGGGAAGTTTGGGACACTTTTGAGCGGTTCCTGGGACACCACAGCCAAAGTCTGGCTCAATGAGAAGTGCATGATGACCTTGCAG GGCCACTCTGCAGCAGTGTGGGCAGTGGTCATCTTACCTGAACAAGGCCTTATGCTGTCTGGATCAGCAGATAAGACCATAAAGCTTTGGAAAGCTGGCCGTTGTGAGAAGACATTTACAG GCCATGAGGACTGTGTAAGGGGACTGGCAGTGATCAGCAACATTGAGTTCTTCTCTTGCAGCAATGACACGAGTATCAGAAGGTGGCTGGTGACAGGCGAATGTGTACAGGTCTATTACAGCCACACCAACTACATCTACAGCTTAGCTGTCTTCCCCAATGGCCAag ATTTCATAAGCACAGGAGAGGACAGGACATTGAGGATATGGAGGCAGGGAGAGTGCTCTCAGACAATCCGTCTGCCTGCCCAGTCTGTCTGGTGCTGCTGCATTCTACCTAATGGTGATATAGCTATCGGGGCCAG TGATGGCATTATCCGCGTGTTTACGGAAGCTGAGGACCGCATAGCGAGTGCAGAGGACCTGCAGGCTTTTGAGGATGAACTCGCCAAAACCACCATTGACCCCAAGACTGGCGACTTCGGAGACATTAAAATGGAGGACCTTCCTGGAAGGGAACACCTCGTTGAGCCTG GGAATCGTGACGGACAGACGCGTCTGATTAAAGATGGACAGAAGGTGGAGGCATATCAGTGGAGTGTCAGTGATGACCGCTGGATGAAAATCGGAGATGTGGTCGGAGGCTCAAACCAACAGACTTCCAAGAATGTTATGTATGAAGGAAAG GAATACGACTACGTTTTCACCATTGACGTGAATGAAGGAGGGCCGTCCATGAAGCTGCCTTACAATGTGTCAGAGGACCCTTGGCTGACAGCGCACAACTTTTTGCAGAAGAATGACCTCAGCCCCATGTTCCTCGACCAGGTCGCCAATTTTATAATAGAGAACACCAAAGGACATGTGGTGGGACCAGCCCAGCCGGCTGGTGGTGACCCATTCACTG GAGGAGCTCGGTATATCCCCGGGGCTTCTGATGGTGGACCTGGCTTTGGAGCTGATCCTTTCACAG GCTCCGGTCGCTACATCCCAGGGTCGGGTCCGAACCCAAGTGCTCCTTCAGGTGTGGCAGATCCCTTCACAG GAGGAGGCGCCTATTCCTCAGCAGCCCTCAGACAGACGGCAACTAACATCTACTTCCCCAAGACTGATGGTGTGACCTTTGAGCAAGCCAATTCCTCGCAGATCATTG CCAAGGTAAAGGAGCTAAATGGAGGTGCCCCTCCGGAGCACAAGCTTTCCGAAGAGATTCTGGAAAGCCTTCAGAGGCTGCTGGTGTCTGTCTCTGAGCCCAACTCCTCCATGTCTCCCCCAAGCATCCAAGAGATCAGCGTGCTGTGGAAGGCCTCTCACTGGCCTGAAG ACCTCGTGTTTCCTATCCTGGACATTATGAGGCTGGCAGTGCGCCACCCACAGGTTAACGAGACTCTCTGTGGAGAGGCAGAGGGAGTCCAGCTGTGCAACCACCTGCTGAGCCTGATGAGGCCTGAGGGGCGTCCTGCCAACCAGATGCTGGCGCTGCGGACTCTGTGTAACTGCTTTAGTGGCAGGCACGGCCGAGCCCTCCTCATGGCCCAGCGTGAAACAGTGCTATCGCATGCTGCCGACCTGGCCACAATCTGCAATAAGAACATCCACGTTGCTCTGGCCACTCTGTTGCTTAACTACGCTGGCTGCCTGCACGGCCAACCCGATCTCGAGGCCAAGGCCCAGTGCCTGTCTGTGGCCAGTAGAGCTCTGGAGACGGTACAAGACAAGGAGGCTGTGTTTAGGCTGCTGGTGGCCTTGGGAACCACTGTGGCCTCAGACCAGACAGCCCAGGACCTGGCTCGCTCCCTGGGGGTCAACTCTCAGATTTCCAAGTACTCATCAGTGTCTGATCCATCTAAGGTGGCTGAATGTTGCCAGCTGGTTTTAAAAGAACTACAATGA